The following coding sequences lie in one Vigna radiata var. radiata cultivar VC1973A unplaced genomic scaffold, Vradiata_ver6 scaffold_91, whole genome shotgun sequence genomic window:
- the LOC106753075 gene encoding transcription repressor OFP1 isoform X1: MGNHRFRLSDMIPNAWFYKLRDMGKGRKQNTTLSGKKKQTSSTSTSHSSKPNQPLHQYNNNNNPRKSYYITRDLKTSPSNTPKFSPPRKSTKQRTKTRAPRTTKFASSGCSCRSTLESMWTKSDSPQEHSSSSPFDSSPESDSPEFRTDRVLPCSSSFDEMVSLSTTSCASCRLNTNKNNHPTNDIIIDVDKNSIPRKDNKLDGYYSYNNSRNNDYDETFSELELPPIITKPPKLLKKRELKQGSLKVRVVKEESAMKEQRNSGSVRRFSVNSPGMRLRVHSPKIAGWKGRKSVSLTASSGSRRSLSESFAVVKSSFDPQKDFRESMVEMIVENNIRASKDLEDLLACYLSLNSDQYHDLIIKVFKQIWFDLTQPRNIKHMICINLLFQFDQLTH; the protein is encoded by the exons ATGGGGAATCATAGGTTTAGATTATCAGATATGATTCCGAATGCTTGGTTTTACAAGCTCAGGGATATGGGGAAGGGAAGAAAGCAAAACACCACACTCTCTGGGAAGAAGAAGCAAACTTCATCCACTTCAACCTCACATTCATCAAAACCAAACCAACCCCTCCACcaatacaacaacaacaacaaccccAGAAAGTCATACTACATCACAAGAGACCTCAAAACCTCACCCTCAAACACCCCGAAATTTTCCCCTCCCAGAAAATCAACCAAACAGAGAACCAAAACAAGAGCTCCAAGAACCACAAAGTTTGCTTCCTCAGGTTGTAGCTGTCGCAGCACGCTCGAATCCATGTGGACCAAATCTGATTCACCGCAGGAACACTCTTCCTCGTCCCCATTTGACTCCTCACCCGAGTCAGATTCCCCAGAATTCAGAACAGACCGTGTTCTCCCGTGTTCTTCATCGTTCGATGAAATGGTTTCCTTGTCAACCACCTCTTGCGCCTCTTGCAGGCttaacacaaacaaaaacaaccaCCCCACCAACGACATCATCATCGACGTCGACAAAAACTCCATACCAAGAAAGGATAACAAGCTTGATGGCTACTACAGTTACAACAACAGCCGCAACAACGACTATGATGAAACCTTCTCAGAACTTGAGCTTCCTCCGATCATAACCAAGCCACCCAAGTtgttaaagaaaagagaacTCAAACAAGGGTCGTTGAAGGTGAGAGTTGTGAAGGAAGAGTCTGCAATGAAGGAACAGAGGAACAGTGGTTCTGTGAGGCGGTTCTCTGTGAATTCTCCGGGGATGAGGTTGAGGGTCCACTCGCCCAAAATCGCCGGATGGAAGGGGCGGAAAAGTGTGTCGTTGACGGCGAGTTCCGGCTCCCGGAGAAGCCTCTCGGAGAGTTTTGCGGTTGTGAAGTCTTCTTTTGACCCACAGAAGGATTTCAGGGAGTCAATGGTGGAGATGATTGTGGAGAACAACATAAGGGCATCCAAGGACTTGGAGGATCTACTTGCTTGCTACCTTTCTCTCAATTCAGATCAGTATCACGACCTCATCATCAAAGTTTTCAAGCaaatttggtttgatttgactCAACCAAG GAATATCAAACACATGATATGCATTAATTTGTTGTTCCAGTTTGATCAATTAACTCATTAA
- the LOC106753075 gene encoding transcription repressor OFP1 isoform X2, protein MGNHRFRLSDMIPNAWFYKLRDMGKGRKQNTTLSGKKKQTSSTSTSHSSKPNQPLHQYNNNNNPRKSYYITRDLKTSPSNTPKFSPPRKSTKQRTKTRAPRTTKFASSGCSCRSTLESMWTKSDSPQEHSSSSPFDSSPESDSPEFRTDRVLPCSSSFDEMVSLSTTSCASCRLNTNKNNHPTNDIIIDVDKNSIPRKDNKLDGYYSYNNSRNNDYDETFSELELPPIITKPPKLLKKRELKQGSLKVRVVKEESAMKEQRNSGSVRRFSVNSPGMRLRVHSPKIAGWKGRKSVSLTASSGSRRSLSESFAVVKSSFDPQKDFRESMVEMIVENNIRASKDLEDLLACYLSLNSDQYHDLIIKVFKQIWFDLTQPRAA, encoded by the exons ATGGGGAATCATAGGTTTAGATTATCAGATATGATTCCGAATGCTTGGTTTTACAAGCTCAGGGATATGGGGAAGGGAAGAAAGCAAAACACCACACTCTCTGGGAAGAAGAAGCAAACTTCATCCACTTCAACCTCACATTCATCAAAACCAAACCAACCCCTCCACcaatacaacaacaacaacaaccccAGAAAGTCATACTACATCACAAGAGACCTCAAAACCTCACCCTCAAACACCCCGAAATTTTCCCCTCCCAGAAAATCAACCAAACAGAGAACCAAAACAAGAGCTCCAAGAACCACAAAGTTTGCTTCCTCAGGTTGTAGCTGTCGCAGCACGCTCGAATCCATGTGGACCAAATCTGATTCACCGCAGGAACACTCTTCCTCGTCCCCATTTGACTCCTCACCCGAGTCAGATTCCCCAGAATTCAGAACAGACCGTGTTCTCCCGTGTTCTTCATCGTTCGATGAAATGGTTTCCTTGTCAACCACCTCTTGCGCCTCTTGCAGGCttaacacaaacaaaaacaaccaCCCCACCAACGACATCATCATCGACGTCGACAAAAACTCCATACCAAGAAAGGATAACAAGCTTGATGGCTACTACAGTTACAACAACAGCCGCAACAACGACTATGATGAAACCTTCTCAGAACTTGAGCTTCCTCCGATCATAACCAAGCCACCCAAGTtgttaaagaaaagagaacTCAAACAAGGGTCGTTGAAGGTGAGAGTTGTGAAGGAAGAGTCTGCAATGAAGGAACAGAGGAACAGTGGTTCTGTGAGGCGGTTCTCTGTGAATTCTCCGGGGATGAGGTTGAGGGTCCACTCGCCCAAAATCGCCGGATGGAAGGGGCGGAAAAGTGTGTCGTTGACGGCGAGTTCCGGCTCCCGGAGAAGCCTCTCGGAGAGTTTTGCGGTTGTGAAGTCTTCTTTTGACCCACAGAAGGATTTCAGGGAGTCAATGGTGGAGATGATTGTGGAGAACAACATAAGGGCATCCAAGGACTTGGAGGATCTACTTGCTTGCTACCTTTCTCTCAATTCAGATCAGTATCACGACCTCATCATCAAAGTTTTCAAGCaaatttggtttgatttgactCAACCAAG AGCTGCATAG
- the LOC106753075 gene encoding transcription repressor OFP1 isoform X3 translates to MGNHRFRLSDMIPNAWFYKLRDMGKGRKQNTTLSGKKKQTSSTSTSHSSKPNQPLHQYNNNNNPRKSYYITRDLKTSPSNTPKFSPPRKSTKQRTKTRAPRTTKFASSGCSCRSTLESMWTKSDSPQEHSSSSPFDSSPESDSPEFRTDRVLPCSSSFDEMVSLSTTSCASCRLNTNKNNHPTNDIIIDVDKNSIPRKDNKLDGYYSYNNSRNNDYDETFSELELPPIITKPPKLLKKRELKQGSLKVRVVKEESAMKEQRNSGSVRRFSVNSPGMRLRVHSPKIAGWKGRKSVSLTASSGSRRSLSESFAVVKSSFDPQKDFRESMVEMIVENNIRASKDLEDLLACYLSLNSDQYHDLIIKVFKQIWFDLTQPRNC, encoded by the exons ATGGGGAATCATAGGTTTAGATTATCAGATATGATTCCGAATGCTTGGTTTTACAAGCTCAGGGATATGGGGAAGGGAAGAAAGCAAAACACCACACTCTCTGGGAAGAAGAAGCAAACTTCATCCACTTCAACCTCACATTCATCAAAACCAAACCAACCCCTCCACcaatacaacaacaacaacaaccccAGAAAGTCATACTACATCACAAGAGACCTCAAAACCTCACCCTCAAACACCCCGAAATTTTCCCCTCCCAGAAAATCAACCAAACAGAGAACCAAAACAAGAGCTCCAAGAACCACAAAGTTTGCTTCCTCAGGTTGTAGCTGTCGCAGCACGCTCGAATCCATGTGGACCAAATCTGATTCACCGCAGGAACACTCTTCCTCGTCCCCATTTGACTCCTCACCCGAGTCAGATTCCCCAGAATTCAGAACAGACCGTGTTCTCCCGTGTTCTTCATCGTTCGATGAAATGGTTTCCTTGTCAACCACCTCTTGCGCCTCTTGCAGGCttaacacaaacaaaaacaaccaCCCCACCAACGACATCATCATCGACGTCGACAAAAACTCCATACCAAGAAAGGATAACAAGCTTGATGGCTACTACAGTTACAACAACAGCCGCAACAACGACTATGATGAAACCTTCTCAGAACTTGAGCTTCCTCCGATCATAACCAAGCCACCCAAGTtgttaaagaaaagagaacTCAAACAAGGGTCGTTGAAGGTGAGAGTTGTGAAGGAAGAGTCTGCAATGAAGGAACAGAGGAACAGTGGTTCTGTGAGGCGGTTCTCTGTGAATTCTCCGGGGATGAGGTTGAGGGTCCACTCGCCCAAAATCGCCGGATGGAAGGGGCGGAAAAGTGTGTCGTTGACGGCGAGTTCCGGCTCCCGGAGAAGCCTCTCGGAGAGTTTTGCGGTTGTGAAGTCTTCTTTTGACCCACAGAAGGATTTCAGGGAGTCAATGGTGGAGATGATTGTGGAGAACAACATAAGGGCATCCAAGGACTTGGAGGATCTACTTGCTTGCTACCTTTCTCTCAATTCAGATCAGTATCACGACCTCATCATCAAAGTTTTCAAGCaaatttggtttgatttgactCAACCAAG GAATTGTTAA
- the LOC106753093 gene encoding U-box domain-containing protein 16 — translation MALSPETFTTRKRRPGASFNTSKLSDLNLLFSLLQLTDQICSLDLNSSANFLFNRASCSAIRKTQLLGVVFEDLIRSSTVNPDSVVVPHSLFLCLEEMHIVLHKIKTLIEDFSNGSRFNLLMQIEIVADTFHRLTGELSTLLDVFPIQELTLNDDVRDLVLLVRKQCSESRPVIGTEQINLRREVVSVLDRIKNEIVPDQAHLSSIFEKLEIRDASSCRAEIENLEEEIQNRSEEQSKADLVALIGLVRFAKCVLFGASTPSTRSVSLRRSQSSEFAVPADYRCPISLELMQDPVVVATGQTYDRVSIQLWMDSGHNTCPKTGQTLSHTDLIPNRVLRNMIATWCREQKIPFEVETVTGKLNGGVTNKAALEATRMTVSFLVNKLKGIDNAPLSVEDTNGAVYELRVLAKTDSDSRACIAEAGAIPLLVRFLDVGMENPSLQVNAVTTILNLSILEANKTRIMETDGALNAVAEVLLSGVTWEAKANAAATVFSLSGVPAHRKKLGRKTRVISGLVNLARGGPEGARRDALAAILNLAADRETVARLVEGGAVSMAAEVMAAMPEEGVTILEAVVKRGGLVAVAAAYAGIKRLGAVLREGSERARESAAATLVTMCRKGGSEVVAELAAVPGVERIIWELMAVGSVRGRRKAATLLRILRRWAAGLDGGESEGMSTTTMVIPSTTTLAP, via the coding sequence ATGGCTCTTTCTCCTGAAACGTTCACAACCCGAAAACGACGGCCCGGGGCGTCGTTTAACACTTCCAAGCTGAGCGACCTTAACCTTCTCTTCTCTCTGCTTCAACTCACGGATCAGATATGTTCTTTAGACCTTAACAGCTCCGCCAACTTTCTCTTCAACCGCGCTTCATGTTCCGCCATCCGCAAAACGCAGCTCCTCGGTGTCGTTTTCGAAGACCTGATTCGGTCTTCCACCGTGAATCCCGATTCCGTTGTGGTTCCCCACTCTCTCTTCCTCTGCCTCGAAGAAATGCACATCGTTCTGcacaaaatcaaaactttgattGAGGATTTCTCCAACGGAAGCAGGTTCAATTTGCTCATGCAAATCGAAATCGTCGCCGACACCTTCCATAGGCTCACCGGAGAACTCTCCACGCTCCTCGACGTCTTCCCTATCCAGGAACTCACCCTGAACGACGACGTTCGGGACCTCGTTCTCCTTGTCAGGAAACAGTGCTCCGAATCCAGGCCTGTCATCGGGACGGAACAGATTAACCTTCGGCGCGAGGTTGTTTCCGTCCTCGACCGGATCAAGAACGAGATCGTTCCTGATCAGGCGCATCTTTCTTCGATTTTCGAGAAACTGGAGATTCGTGACGCTTCGAGCTGCAGAGCGGAGATTGAGAACTTGGAGGAGGAGATTCAAAACCGGAGCGAGGAGCAATCGAAGGCGGATCTCGTAGCGTTGATCGGCCTTGTTCGTTTCGCCAAGTGCGTTCTCTTCGGCGCATCAACGCCATCGACGAGGAGCGTCAGTCTGCGAAGGAGTCAGTCGTCGGAGTTCGCAGTACCGGCAGATTACCGGTGTCCGATTAGCCTAGAGCTCATGCAAGATCCTGTCGTGGTGGCGACGGGACAGACGTACGATCGTGTATCTATCCAACTGTGGATGGATTCAGGACACAACACGTGTCCTAAAACGGGTCAAACTCTCTCACACACCGACCTAATCCCCAATCGCGTGCTGAGGAACATGATAGCGACGTGGTGTCGCGAGCAGAAAATCCCCTTCGAAGTGGAAACAGTTACAGGGAAACTCAACGGTGGAGTAACCAATAAGGCCGCGTTGGAAGCCACGCGTATGACGGTGTCGTTTCTGGTGAACAAGCTCAAGGGAATCGACAACGCCCCTTTGTCCGTTGAAGATACGAACGGCGCAGTTTACGAGCTTAGAGTTTTGGCGAAAACAGATTCAGATAGCCGAGCCTGTATTGCCGAAGCGGGGGCGATTCCGCTTTTGGTTCGGTTTCTCGATGTGGGAATGGAGAACCCGAGCCTACAGGTTAACGCCGTGACAACGATACTGAATTTGTCTATTCTGGAGGCGAACAAGACGAGGATAATGGAGACGGACGGCGCGTTAAACGCCGTTGCCGAGGTTTTGCTCTCGGGTGTCACGTGGGAGGCGAAGGCCAACGCGGCGGCGACGGTGTTTAGTTTATCTGGTGTGCCAGCGCACAGAAAGAAGTTGGGTAGGAAAACACGTGTAATTAGCGGCCTGGTGAATTTGGCGCGGGGTGGGCCCGAAGGGGCGAGGCGTGATGCGCTGGCGGCGATACTCAACCTCGCGGCAGACAGGGAGACGGTGGCGCGCCTGGTGGAAGGGGGCGCCGTATCAATGGCTGCGGAGGTCATGGCGGCGATGCCGGAGGAGGGGGTGACGATTCTGGAGGCGGTGGTCAAGAGGGGTGGGTTGGTGGCTGTGGCGGCGGCTTACGCCGGGATTAAGCGGCTGGGGGCGGTTCTCAGGGAGGGGTCGGAGAGGGCAAGGGAGAGTGCAGCGGCGACGCTGGTCACCATGTGTCGGAAGGGCGGGTCGGAGGTTGTGGCTGAGCTGGCGGCGGTTCCCGGAGTGGAGAGGATAATTTGGGAACTCATGGCCGTGGGGAGTGTCAGGGGGCGACGGAAGGCGGCGACGCTGTTGAGGATTTTGCGGCGGTGGGCGGCGGGGCTGGATGGCGGAGAGAGTGAAGGGATGTCAACAACCACCATGGTCATTCCCTCAACCACTACATTAGCACCGTAA